One window of the Ammospiza nelsoni isolate bAmmNel1 chromosome 2, bAmmNel1.pri, whole genome shotgun sequence genome contains the following:
- the LOC132087570 gene encoding LOW QUALITY PROTEIN: protein Wnt-4-like (The sequence of the model RefSeq protein was modified relative to this genomic sequence to represent the inferred CDS: deleted 3 bases in 2 codons; substituted 2 bases at 2 genomic stop codons) yields the protein MELVWLYLMLIHVQHVAAVTWLSLAQQTSLQAVLWDSRGCGGLTGLEEEQVSAHGSPLTSSAAGTAFAVSRACSRGELHRSHNLPXCCGCDPRVRGVSPEGEGRRGCSDNLVYGIAFSQAFVGSPERSCGVSSSXALMDLHNNEAGGRVALLHMKVECKCHGVSGSCQVRACWKLLPPFSHVGNVLKEKPEGAAEAFPTRVDSPQLVVPGSSRFKAYTAHGLLYLRASPDLCERDPEHGTLSTSGPQCEGTWPARDGCEQGRPGRGAGALQLQFRCCCPVKCRQGRRPGEVPR from the exons ATGGAGCTGGTGTGGCTGTATCTGATGCTGATCCACGTGCAGCACGTTGCTGCCGTGACCTGGCT ctccctggcccAGCAGACTTCCCTGCAGGCAGTCCTCTGGGACTCCAGGGGCTGTGGTGGCCTGACGGGACTGGAGGAAGAGCAGGTCTCC GCACACGGGAGTCCCCTTACATCCAGCGCTGCCGGCACTGCTTTTGCTGTGAGCCGTGCCTGTAGCCGGGGGGAGCTGCACAGG TCACATAATCTCCCATGATGCTGTGGCTGCGACCCCAGGGTCCGAGGAGTCAGCCCTGAAGGTGAAGGAAGAagggggtg CTCTGATAACCTG GTGTATGGGATTGCCTTCTCTCAGGCCTTTGTGGGCAGCCCTGAGAGGAGCTGTGGTGTCTCATCCAGCTGAGCGCTCATGGACCTGCACAACAATGAGGCTGGGGGGAGG GTGGCTCTCCTCCACATGAAGGTGGAGTGCAAGTGCCATGGCGTGTCGGGCTCTTGCCAGGTGCGAGCCTGCTGGAAGCTCCTGCCTCCCTTCAGCCACGTGGGCAACGTCCTCAAGGAAAagcctgagggggcagcagagGCTTTCCCAACACGGGTGGATTCCCCGCAGCTCGTGGTGCCCGGGAGCTCTCGCTTCAAGGCCTACACGGCTCACGGCCTGCTCTACCTGCGGGCCAGCCCGGACTTGTGCGAGCGGGACCCGGAGCACGGCACCCTCAGCACCTCGGGCCCACAGTGCGAGGGAACATGGCCGGCCAGGGACGGCTGCGAGCAGGGCCGGCCCGGCCGAGGTGCGGGAGCGCTGCAGCTGCAATtccgctgctgctgccccgtCAAGTGCAGGCAGGGCCGGCGGCCCGGGGAGGTGCCCCGGTGA